The window AATTTTGAcctcatggatggccagtccttgtatTCATAGTGTAGTGAATTCAGGGGGTAGCCCTGGGCTGAACTCAAACCTGGGTCCAGcaactgtcaagccaacaccttagAACTGTTACGCCAAGATTTCTGAACTTCTTGACGAGGTCGCTGGGTGTTGGGTTACGGTTGCTACAATAGCCTTCTCTAAGAATGTGAGAGTGGAAACACTTCTCCTTCCCCAATCCCTCAGCAGTTCACCAAACCAAGCCtctgggcagccattttgttgcCGTTTAAAAAACCCACACAACCCAGCAATCtacagttcaaacaataacaaatctGTCATTCCACCACCACTATCCTATATTTGTGTTGGACAAGTTTGCTCACCACCAGAGACCACCTCCCATTTTACATAATAATCAACTACAATGCTTCACCTTCTCCAATATAAACATGGTGTCGACTGGCTATcaacaattaaaaacaagaaaaaacaaTCATATCTTTTCTCATTTTTCTTTCTATAGaatcctaaaactcactagcttctagaactctcgtcccCTTGGAACGAGCCCAAACAAAACTAAATCTCCAATACAGGAAAACTGTGCAGTCAAAATAAATTGTGATCCATGGCAACTCACTGACTAAACGCAAACATTTGACTGCCCAGTACGGGAATAAAGACAATTAGAATTTAAATGTTGTCAagaaatactggagtgatgtcAGATTGTTAAAAAAATTGATTATAGACCAATTATAGTGTTTtcatgtgtgtatatacacaaacATCTGCAACAATTATCATATTACATGCATTTTTTTTCCACTTGAAGAAAACAGCTCACTACATTTTGAAGTGCTGCATTTTGATTAAAGTGGGTCACCAACACAGTAAGTGTAACacagctcttttttttttttgttagtcACTTTTTGTTTAATAATactctttcaattcagagcctggatttCCCCCTGAGGTTAATATCCATATCATGCTGCAATCAATTGAACAGGGTAAACGATAAGGTAGAACATCATTAAaacactcctactacaatgttaaaacattctacattgtgacatcattaaaaaacactcctactacaatgttaaaacattctacattgtgacatcattaaaacactcctactacaatgttaaaacattctacattgtgacatcattaaaacactccacattgtgacatcattgaAATACTCcaactacaatgttaaaacattttacattgtgacattatttcAGTGATATCAGGAAACAACTTcttcatgtatgtattttctgatgtttgatcagagatcttttatcagagtatctcttgtcacattgatcacagctaaaaggtttctctcctgtgtgtgttctctggtgtgaagtCACATTGATCACatctataaggtttctctcctgtgtgtgttctctggtgtaaaaAAGTCAGCTGgctagatgtagtaaaactcttccacattgatcacagctataaggtttctctcctgtgtgtgttctctggtgttgagtCAAATGGCTAGATTTAACAAAACtcctcccacattgatcacactataaggtttctctcctgtgtgttttctctggtgtAATGTCAGACCgctagatgtagtaaaactcctcccacattgaccacagctataaggtttctctcctgtgtgtgttctctggtgtattgtCAGACTgctagatgtagtaaaactcctcccacattgatcacagctataaggtttctctcctgtgtgtgttctctggtgtattttaAGTTCTGATGAAGATTTGCAAcctttcccacagtcagagcagcaatgagatttcttccctgtgggtctctgctggtgtttcttgaggtgttttgatgtggagagactcttctctgcctcgtcagcatcatgaggttgttgaggtcccccagaggatccacgatagGTGAATGAACACAATGTCAGACAGACggttaaaggcccacaacagcagaAATACACTGGTTATTTGATGCCAAAAGGTGATATGTTGTACAAACAATGATGTCTGTACAATGAATGTGAAttatttgacatttgtcttaAGACATTATATGAgtcatattttgtcttgttttcccattAGTAGTAACATAGATGATTGTAGGCAAGAAATAAGTTTTCAAGTTGTTGTAACTCTAAGCAGTGTGCCAGATgacttttggtctccaatataggcCCCTTCCTGTGTTTGTAAAATTGCGGCAGGAGGGCGATGCGCACAATTTGATTGCAGAAACACctccctgctaatgaggaaaccactagttatggaggCTGACAGCAAAAATAGCCTCCATTTCCAGGTTACATTTCACACTGCTGTAAGGCTCTTTTGAATGTCCTGattaatataatgtttgtgttACTGTCAAAAATGAACTACTTTATATTtaagaaaaaaaaactaaaaaaaacttCAACCAGTAAAGTACTCTTTGGCTAGTTTTCCATCAGCCTTACAACGAGGGTTTTACACTAAGTGTTTAACAAATTGGTCCAtcacttcacctaacaacaacatagacctactgtaggacccataacttcacctaacaaaaacatagacctactgtaggacccataacttcacctaacaacaacatagacctagaACTATAAATAATTTCTTATTTCAGGTGAAACATGGAAAATAAAATGTCTTTGTCATGACATTTCAAAACCTGATCAATAGATAATTTTGTGAATAATCCCACTTGTCATTCATTACTCTGGTAAAGACAGTTATGCCGTGCTCCATGTTGGATCCAACATCCCTAACAAATTGATGTTTATAATGTTtcagtggtcagctggaggctctcagagtgttttgtgcataaaagacaaatgcggccattgtttctctctttcctactaagaagccacctgtcccggttgatatattatgaaatagatatttgaaaaacaacttgaggattgattataaacaacgtttgccatgttccTGTTgctattatggagctaatttggaatatttttcggggttgtcgtgaccgcaatttccaggcgatttctcagacaaacgtgaagaactaacagagttatttcggctacaaaaataatatttttggaaaaaaagaacatttgctatctaactgggagtctcgtgagtgaaaacatccgaagctcatcaaaggtaaaccatttaatttgattgcttttctgattttcgtgaccagatTGCCTGCTGCTaactaggcataatgctatgctaggctatcgataaacttacacaaatgcttgtcttgctggctgtaaagcatatattttccaaatctgagatgacaggatgattaacaaaaggctaagctgtgtttgaatatattacacttgtgatttcatgaatatgaatattttctagtaagattttttgtccgttgcgttatgctacttagtgtcagttgatgacaattctcccggatccgggatgggtagatcCAAgagttaacaaacctccaaacaagcttcaatgccatataacactccttctgtggcctccaactgctcttaaacacaagtaaaactaaatgaatGCTCTTTAACCGATCGCTGTCcgcgcccgcctgactagcatcactactctggacggttctgacttacaaTGGCTGGCTCTCGCTACATAATCGTCaccaaacccattggctccaggtcatctataagtctttgctagggaAAGCTCCTccttaactcagctcactggtcaccatagcaacacccacccatagtacGTGCTCCaggaggtatatctcactggtcatccccaaagccaacacctctttggcggcctttccttccagttctctgctgccaaagactggaacgaattgcaaaaatcgctgaagttggagacttatatctccctcactaactgtaagcatcagctatctgagcagcttaccaatcgctgcagctgtacacatcgctgcagctgtacacagcccatctgtaaatagcccatccaactgcctacctcatctccatattgtttttattgactttttttgctcttttgcacaacagtatttctacttgcacatcatttgcacatctatcacttgaGTGTTAatttgttaaattgtaattacttcgctactatggcctatttattgacttACCTCCTTACtcaatttgcacacactgtatatagagttttctattgtgttattgactgtatgtttgtttattccacgtgtaactctgttgtttttttgtcacactgctttgctttatcttggccaggtcgcagttgtaaatgagaacttgttctcaactggcctacctggttaaataaagacgaaataaaaaattaaatctgAACTTTCTTGACACCCAAATGGATACTGTCATTAAcgcggttcttcaataattacacaTAATTCATAATACTGGAGCAAACATTGTATTAAACAGGACATTCAATCAAGCcttacaattataatccaaagCAGTGTGAAAATTACCCATTAGCAACCTGGAAATGGAGGTTACTGccctgagttttcccccattcacattcagaatacattgtgaaaaactcaaatctttgctcaccatttttgctccaggcagatatagtacatccataactatcggtttcctcattagcagggagGAGTTTCTGCAGTCACATTGCCCTCGTGCTACAATCTTAGCCTACAATCATGGATGTTACTgctaatgtgaaaacaagacaaaatatgacTATTCTTGCTCGTTTTAAGACAATTGTCAAATAGTTTTAACATTCATTACAGACGTCAATTGTTGTATAACATCATGGCTATGCTGTTGGCAtcaccttttacagtggattaccGCAGTTGTGGGCCTTTAATCATCagtctgactttgttgttcacacaggagataTACTtgactatcgtggatcctctggggagcctcaacaaccgtGTGATGCTGAAGAGGCAGAGAatagtctctccagatcagaacacctcaagaaacacTTGCAGAGATCCACAGGGAGGAGaactcactgctgctctgactgtgggaagagattcacctcATCAGGCATTAaaattcatcagagaacacacacaggagagaaaccttatagctgtggtcaatgtgagAAGAGTTTTTCTGCCTCTAGCACTCTGactgtacaccagagaacacacacaggagagaaaccttttagctgtggtcaatgtaggaagagttttactacatccagcactctgactgaacaccagagaacacacacaggaaataaaccttatagctgtggtgaatgtgggaagagttttggtggatCTGGAGAGCTGACAgtgcaccagagaacacacacaggagagaaaccttatagctgtggtcaatgtgggaagagttttactacatctgGCCATCTGATTcgacaccagagaatacacacaggagagaaaccttatatcTGTGgtgaatgtgggaagagtttcactaCATCTAGCACTCTGACTGTACAccatagaacacacacaggagagaaaccttttagctGTGGTCAATGTAGGAAGAGTTTTTCTTCATCTAGCTCTCTGACTgaacaccagagaatacacacaggagagaaaccttatagctgtggtcaatgtgggaagtgTTTTACTACATGTGGCTCTCTGACTCAACACCAGagaatccacacaggagagaaaccttatagctgtagtCAATGTGGGAAGGGTTTTATTCGATCTGTCCACCTGactcaacaccagagaacacacacaggagagaaaccgtatagctgtaatcaatgtgggaaggGTTTTGGTCAATCTGGAGAGCTGACAGTGcaccagagaaaacacacaggagagaaaccttatagctgtggtcaatgtgggaagagatttgcttcatctggctctctgactcttcaccagagaacacacacaggagagaaagcTCATAGCTGTGACCAGAGATAATCTGATAAATGATCTCTGATCAAATATTGAAAATACATACATGAAGTAGTTGTTTCATGATTTCAACGaattaatgtcacaatgtagaatgttttaacattgttttAGGATTATTTTAATAGTGTCACAATGTAGAAGCCTAAACGTTTGCCCCCTTATCAATTGATTTCAACATAATTTGGATATTAGCCTCAGGGGAAAAATCCAGGCTCTGAAATGGAAGAGattgattggtgtcacctcgttagtcagtatgtgttacacctgtgctggcttgtccatctcgttagtgggaaggtgtttcacctgagctggtccaggttctatttaagtgtctggcccagtgctccagttgtcttgatagatgtggagagtcaacaactttttggtttgcttcctgtttttaagtttggtgtgggtttttcttttgtttgcctcttcttgggcagatttagtgggtctcatggtgggtgtcttttaggtcccagttgttgttactagtcaactttcagtggacactgaGAGCAAAActgttataatacttttattgtatcaaatggttgtgttatgcaacagaatagagggttcttataactatagtgtctgtgtgttctactgaggatgggcctctgggagaaaacactgacaggagatttcCAATGTCTTTTgtgtgataaaacctaaagagaccgcattccagagcatgagttaatgtttctgttctatatgttaccagggagagatgacccCAAGGCCAGACCCTGGTTTCTACACAGAGTactgtttttacagcagatactgtctgctgtgaattataagtatctttaatacaaatcttaaccttgtgacccgtTCTATACATCTGTTAGtcgtcatgtaggttgaaaggggtgtatcttagctataaaagacctttgtacttttgtctcggGGCTCTCAACGAGTAGTCTGGGGTGATTCATcgaccagccatcattatcgtAGAGCACTCAATTGATTCACTTTTATGTGTgcgttgtattgacctgctcccttattaaaCATGAATAAATATTTAGTTTAAGAAtaactgacttgtgtgataagtttgtttCCTCATTTGATATTAAAGAAATTAACCACATTTGGGGATGTTAATCTTCACTTGGTGACCGCTCCTGACGACCTGGGTAAATGGTACACCAGGGATCCCTCTAACTTGGGATCTCAGGGAGACCACACTTTGGGAATGGAGCAGATGGAGCACCTTTGATCTGAGAGGCAGCGAGGCGAGTGGATACCACATCTCAAACCTAGTTTAAATAAAAAAGAGGTGATCGAAACACGTTAAGTGTAGTTTTTAGAAAAGCCTCTGAGTATGTTTTCCTGTGTGAGGGGAGCACCTTGGAGGTGTAAACAGGGCCGAGGCAGTGGAAGATTATCTGAGAGTCAGTCGACTCAGACACCTATCATTGGTCGGTTGCAGGCGACCTAGAGCCGtcctgacactgaattgatcacagTGGGGAGGGCAGAGGTGACAGGGTTCTGTCACAGACCAGTGGAAGATTAAATCAAATacgacagaccagccagatctaaaTTTATttacagctagatctactgcctctactatattatgacagactgcctagatctcaaatcaaatttatttatatctcatcagctgatatctcaaagtgctgtacagaaacccagcctaaaaccccaaacagcaagcaatgcaggtgtagaagcacggtggctaggaaaaactccctagaaaggccaaaacctaggaagaaacctagagaggaaccaggctatgtggggtggccagtcctcttctggctgtgccgggtggagattataacagaacatggccaagatgttcaaatgttcataaatgaccagcatggtcgaataataataaggcagaacagttgaaactggagcagcagcacagtcaggtggaagttgaaactggagcagcagcatggccaggtggactggggacagcaaggagtcatcatgtcaggtagtcctggggcatggtcctagggctcaggtcagttgaaactggaacagcagcatggccaggtggactggggacagcaaggagtcatcatgtcaggtagtcctggagctcaggtcctagggctcaggtcctccgagagagagaaagaaagagagaaggagaaattagagaacgcacacttagattcacacaggacactgaataggacaggagaagtactccagatataacaaactgaccccagcccccaacacataaactactgcagcataaatactggaggctgagacaggaggggtcaggagacactgtggccccatccgaggtcaccccggacagggccaaacaggaaggatataaccccacccactttgccaaagcacagcccccacaccactagagggatatcttcaaccaccaacttaccatcctgagacagggctgagtatagcccacaaagatctccgccacggcacaacccaaggggggcgccaacccagacaggatgaccacaacagtgaatcaacccactcaggtgacgcaccccctccagggacggcatgagagag of the Oncorhynchus tshawytscha isolate Ot180627B unplaced genomic scaffold, Otsh_v2.0 Un_contig_501_pilon_pilon, whole genome shotgun sequence genome contains:
- the LOC112230433 gene encoding gastrula zinc finger protein XlCGF17.1-like — translated: MAGSRYIIVTKPIGSSGLPQLWAFNHQSDFVVHTGDILDYRGSSGEPQQPCDAEEAENSLSRSEHLKKHLQRSTGRRTHCCSDCGKRFTSSGIKIHQRTHTGEKPYSCGQCEKSFSASSTLTVHQRTHTGEKPFSCGQCRKSFTTSSTLTEHQRTHTGNKPYSCGECGKSFGGSGELTVHQRTHTGEKPYSCGQCGKSFTTSGHLIRHQRIHTGEKPYICGECGKSFTTSSTLTVHHRTHTGEKPFSCGQCRKSFSSSSSLTEHQRIHTGEKPYSCGQCGKCFTTCGSLTQHQRIHTGEKPYSCSQCGKGFIRSVHLTQHQRTHTGEKPYSCNQCGKGFGQSGELTVHQRKHTGEKPYSCGQCGKRFASSGSLTLHQRTHTGEKAHSCDQR